One Leptospira semungkisensis DNA segment encodes these proteins:
- a CDS encoding STAS domain-containing protein, which yields MDSLKILEQEAGAEIKVYLISGRLDESTFPFFREKVLEVKHANNTVLNLSDLKYVSSSGIRAIFELKNRLTQEGKKLLLTEAGEKVIQIFNLLGLWKPFAHFEKEEDAIAACLKN from the coding sequence ATGGATAGTTTGAAGATACTCGAGCAGGAAGCCGGAGCCGAAATCAAAGTCTATCTGATTTCAGGTCGTTTAGATGAGTCTACCTTTCCTTTCTTCAGGGAGAAGGTTCTAGAAGTAAAGCATGCTAACAATACGGTTCTGAATCTTTCCGATCTAAAGTATGTTTCTAGTTCAGGAATACGCGCCATCTTCGAATTGAAGAACCGTCTCACTCAAGAAGGAAAGAAACTACTTCTTACAGAAGCGGGAGAGAAAGTAATTCAGATCTTTAATCTATTAGGATTATGGAAACCGTTCGCTCACTTCGAAAAAGAAGAAGACGCAATCGCTGCCTGTCTAAAAAATTAA
- a CDS encoding PhoX family protein encodes MKVSRSDFLKYMGKGMLALTAVRSVDLLSETKSSRSHKKHFASDSSLGHSKKIPGATFKPVRPSTVDDLILPEGFRYDVIAAYGDKINAKGDTFGFAADFNCFFPFPNDPNSALLWTNHEYLNELEYYVTGYDYQVKAPNTRTPEQIEKYLYALGGSIIGLRKSNGTWVLDPNSKYGRRITGRTEFQLKGPASGSEAMGGKTKAYGTFANCSGGGTLWSTALSCEENFDMVVNDCKLEDIREYGWIIEIDPFDPNSTPIKHTALGRFAHENAALAVSPSGKLVVYMGDDSKDQCVYKFVSAEKYDPKKGKANSELLDKGTLYVGNFEKCIWVPLDLEKNNDLKNAKDKEGKPMFSNQADVLVRCREAAKVVGGTPMDRPEDLEVHPLDGSIFVSFTNNDSHGNFYGQIVRIFEKDSNPEAENFDFEVFAAGGGKSGFSSPDNLAFDSAGGLWMVTDMTTKLLGKSIFKKFGNNGMFFLPTSRGDEGKVFQFASAPIGSELTGPWFTPDEEFLFLSVQHPGEDTKDYSRPTSSWPSKKKGDIPKPAVVVIRREN; translated from the coding sequence ATGAAGGTATCTCGGTCTGATTTTTTAAAATACATGGGCAAGGGGATGCTCGCTCTGACTGCTGTCCGAAGCGTTGATCTTCTTTCCGAAACGAAATCGAGTCGTTCTCATAAAAAACATTTCGCCTCTGATTCTTCTCTTGGACATTCCAAGAAAATACCGGGCGCAACTTTCAAGCCGGTGCGTCCCAGCACTGTGGATGATCTCATTCTTCCGGAGGGGTTTCGTTACGACGTGATCGCAGCTTACGGAGACAAGATCAATGCAAAGGGAGATACTTTCGGATTCGCAGCGGATTTCAATTGCTTCTTTCCTTTTCCGAATGATCCGAACTCTGCTCTCCTTTGGACAAATCACGAGTACTTAAACGAATTAGAATATTATGTGACTGGATATGATTATCAAGTCAAGGCTCCGAATACTCGTACTCCTGAGCAGATCGAAAAGTATCTGTATGCTTTGGGCGGATCCATCATAGGACTTCGTAAATCGAATGGTACTTGGGTCCTGGATCCGAATTCCAAATACGGAAGAAGGATCACTGGACGCACTGAATTCCAACTCAAAGGTCCGGCATCAGGTTCGGAAGCGATGGGAGGAAAGACCAAGGCGTACGGTACTTTTGCAAATTGTTCCGGAGGTGGAACTCTTTGGAGCACTGCTCTTTCTTGCGAAGAGAACTTTGATATGGTTGTGAATGATTGCAAGCTCGAAGATATCCGAGAATACGGATGGATCATAGAAATAGATCCTTTCGATCCGAATTCTACTCCGATCAAACACACTGCTCTCGGAAGATTTGCGCATGAGAATGCCGCACTCGCCGTTTCTCCTTCTGGCAAGTTAGTCGTCTATATGGGAGACGATAGTAAGGACCAATGCGTTTATAAATTTGTTTCTGCAGAAAAATACGATCCTAAGAAAGGAAAAGCAAACTCCGAGCTTTTAGATAAGGGAACTTTGTATGTAGGGAACTTTGAAAAATGTATCTGGGTTCCTTTGGATTTAGAGAAGAATAACGATCTGAAAAATGCCAAGGACAAAGAAGGCAAGCCAATGTTCTCGAACCAAGCGGATGTACTTGTTCGTTGCAGAGAAGCAGCAAAGGTTGTAGGAGGAACTCCTATGGATCGCCCAGAAGATCTGGAAGTGCATCCATTGGATGGAAGTATATTTGTCTCCTTTACGAATAACGATTCTCACGGAAATTTTTACGGACAGATCGTGCGGATCTTTGAAAAAGATTCTAATCCAGAAGCAGAGAATTTTGATTTCGAAGTGTTTGCTGCGGGAGGAGGGAAGAGCGGATTTTCTTCTCCGGATAATTTGGCATTCGATTCTGCAGGTGGACTCTGGATGGTAACCGACATGACCACCAAGCTACTCGGAAAATCCATCTTTAAGAAATTCGGAAATAACGGGATGTTCTTTCTACCTACAAGCAGAGGAGACGAGGGCAAGGTATTCCAATTTGCATCCGCACCGATCGGCTCGGAGCTTACAGGGCCTTGGTTTACTCCTGACGAAGAGTTTTTATTCTTATCTGTGCAGCATCCAGGAGAAGATACTAAAGATTATTCTCGTCCTACTAGCTCTTGGCCAAGTAAGAAGAAGGGAGATATCCCTAAACCTGCAGTGGTAGTGATCCGAAGAGAGAATTAA
- a CDS encoding SpoIIE family protein phosphatase, whose translation MSFRQKIFLILGASQLLLVLILAITFIQMIDRVKNEPQDKRALDRSLEFRKELKHKEEVIRLLLKEIERNQKTLSILENGLHNRGILQANLDYIKGIMSQYGLSIFEIHDRTGHVFFRFHRPADYGDDKSGQKIVQEALQGRIASTLEIGHSGLGLRVTAPLRGGGLMMVGQVVDDKFIHTITGSEDIHLAIFEKGKLISFSDPTISKYLGDRKPEDLSGASRFTFEGKHFYLTQVPYENQGLSNLKLDFLLMIDETELYESTRNLWLYCGLIALAVFGGILFASYRFSRDIINAVKALNFAMKNPAEDESTIVDLHRSDELGEMAEVFIHMKKDLLDHQMFLEKKVEEKTKELQETLTDLRALKEKQDGDYYLTSLLLRPLATLKYESNSTKIRGILRQKKTFVFRKKESDIGGDLVSISEIVLYGKKYLVIMNSDAMGKSIQGAGGALVMGTVFKAIVSRTQISRTNQKKTPEKWLKDCYTELQNVFVTFDGTMLVSAMICLLDEETGALYSINAEHPNMVLYRDRKASFVDPDFPLRKLGFSENTSEPLVRVDKLEAGDLIFIGSDGRDDIIIQDPNSAEPVMNEDENLFLRFVELSGGNLEDLERLISAAGEISDDLSLLSISYKEVEAISSPIKTVSEEYSRLLQIGIKEYKKGNTEKTKEAFAQALAIDDSDPALYKQLARISINAKEYDMGAKYSEAYLSKIPFDNEYIFYISYCLRKTKDYWKSLEFSEKLRSREPENIRNLKHLVALYRLTGNRMKFKSTITVLKAILAATDSETNNSSEPALV comes from the coding sequence ATGAGTTTTAGACAAAAAATATTCCTGATCCTGGGAGCAAGTCAGCTTCTCTTAGTCCTAATTCTTGCGATCACCTTCATTCAAATGATCGACAGAGTGAAAAACGAACCGCAGGACAAGAGAGCGTTAGACCGCTCCTTGGAATTTAGGAAGGAACTCAAACACAAGGAAGAAGTTATCCGTCTTCTTCTGAAAGAGATTGAGAGAAATCAAAAGACCTTATCTATTTTAGAGAATGGCCTTCACAATCGCGGCATCTTACAAGCGAACTTAGATTATATCAAAGGCATCATGTCACAGTATGGTCTCTCTATCTTTGAGATTCATGATAGGACGGGGCATGTATTTTTCCGTTTTCATCGACCTGCGGATTATGGAGACGATAAATCAGGACAGAAGATCGTCCAAGAGGCTTTGCAGGGAAGAATTGCTTCTACCTTGGAGATCGGTCATAGCGGTTTAGGGCTTAGGGTGACTGCTCCTCTGAGAGGCGGTGGTCTAATGATGGTAGGCCAGGTAGTGGATGATAAATTTATACATACCATCACAGGGTCAGAAGACATTCATCTCGCGATCTTTGAAAAAGGAAAACTCATCTCCTTCTCCGATCCTACGATTTCAAAATATCTTGGAGATCGCAAGCCGGAAGATCTAAGCGGCGCCTCTCGATTTACATTCGAAGGAAAACATTTTTATCTTACCCAAGTTCCCTACGAAAACCAAGGCTTGAGTAATCTTAAGTTAGACTTTCTACTGATGATTGATGAGACCGAGCTCTATGAATCGACTCGAAATCTTTGGTTGTATTGCGGACTGATCGCACTCGCTGTCTTCGGTGGAATCTTATTCGCTTCCTACCGATTCTCCAGAGATATCATTAATGCGGTGAAGGCACTGAATTTTGCCATGAAAAACCCTGCGGAAGACGAATCTACAATCGTGGATTTACATCGTTCCGACGAGTTAGGCGAAATGGCAGAAGTCTTCATTCACATGAAGAAGGATCTGCTCGATCATCAAATGTTCTTAGAAAAGAAAGTAGAGGAAAAAACCAAAGAGTTACAGGAAACTCTTACAGACCTTCGCGCACTGAAAGAAAAGCAAGACGGCGACTATTATCTTACTTCTCTACTTCTTCGTCCTCTCGCAACCCTGAAATACGAAAGTAATTCCACTAAGATCCGCGGCATCTTAAGACAGAAGAAGACATTCGTATTTAGAAAGAAAGAATCTGATATAGGTGGAGACCTTGTCTCCATCAGTGAGATCGTTCTTTATGGGAAGAAGTATCTTGTAATTATGAACTCTGACGCGATGGGAAAATCCATCCAAGGAGCGGGAGGCGCGCTGGTTATGGGAACGGTCTTTAAAGCAATCGTCTCCCGTACACAGATCTCTCGCACAAACCAGAAAAAAACTCCAGAGAAATGGTTAAAAGACTGCTATACGGAATTGCAAAACGTATTCGTTACCTTTGATGGTACAATGCTTGTCTCTGCAATGATCTGCCTCTTGGACGAAGAGACAGGTGCTCTTTATTCTATCAATGCCGAACATCCGAATATGGTTCTCTATAGGGACAGAAAGGCTTCCTTCGTGGACCCGGATTTCCCTTTAAGAAAGCTCGGCTTCTCCGAAAATACTTCTGAGCCTTTGGTTCGAGTGGATAAATTGGAAGCGGGAGATCTGATCTTTATCGGTTCAGACGGAAGAGACGATATCATTATCCAAGATCCGAATTCTGCAGAGCCTGTCATGAATGAGGATGAGAACCTATTTCTCAGATTCGTAGAACTCTCTGGCGGAAATCTAGAGGATCTAGAAAGACTAATCTCTGCTGCAGGAGAGATCTCCGACGATCTAAGTCTATTAAGTATTAGTTATAAAGAAGTAGAGGCGATCTCTTCTCCTATTAAAACAGTTTCCGAAGAATACAGTCGTCTCCTCCAGATCGGTATCAAAGAATATAAGAAGGGAAATACCGAAAAAACAAAAGAAGCTTTTGCGCAAGCACTTGCAATCGATGATTCCGATCCAGCCCTATACAAGCAACTCGCAAGGATCAGCATCAATGCGAAAGAATACGATATGGGTGCAAAATACTCCGAGGCGTATCTATCTAAAATACCTTTCGACAACGAATACATTTTCTATATTTCGTATTGCCTACGCAAAACCAAGGATTACTGGAAGTCATTAGAATTCTCCGAGAAACTCAGATCCAGAGAGCCGGAGAATATTAGAAATCTAAAACATCTAGTCGCTCTCTATAGGTTGACCGGTAACAGAATGAAATTCAAGAGCACCATAACAGTGCTGAAGGCAATCCTGGCCGCTACGGATTCGGAAACAAATAATAGCTCCGAGCCCGCTTTAGTCTGA
- a CDS encoding NAD+ kinase, producing the protein MPSEKRKKPESVLVVIKRTKYELDLEAYSSEEELKRIAHIQNDSFSRIYKSHQRQLQSREELKRIFPAGKFIFREELDNLDISRFDLVIALGGDNHFTYVAHHALENLVLGCNSDPETSVGALLSFHTGDIAEAVSKNWENTDIEEWPRINVKIEYPDGQAIETFQGISEISIRNNSPDLTSRFLISHENESEEHKCSGLLVYTGAGSTGWVMSCENTDVSFDKQAPYFKVYCRELRKKENREYKLAHFTVRNSFRLISEMRGGISIDSLAERIYDFPPGAKADFSVSPERLRVVVKKHG; encoded by the coding sequence ATGCCCTCGGAAAAGCGAAAAAAACCCGAATCCGTTTTGGTAGTCATCAAACGGACCAAGTACGAATTAGATTTGGAAGCCTATTCTTCTGAGGAAGAATTAAAACGGATCGCTCATATTCAGAACGATTCCTTCTCCCGAATTTATAAATCCCACCAACGCCAATTGCAAAGCAGAGAAGAATTAAAACGGATCTTCCCTGCTGGAAAATTCATCTTTAGAGAAGAATTAGATAATCTAGATATTTCCCGCTTCGACTTAGTGATCGCTCTTGGTGGAGACAATCACTTCACTTACGTAGCTCACCATGCTCTCGAGAATCTAGTCTTAGGTTGCAATTCGGATCCAGAGACTTCGGTTGGCGCCCTACTCTCCTTTCATACGGGAGATATTGCAGAAGCTGTTTCTAAGAATTGGGAAAATACTGATATTGAGGAATGGCCTCGCATCAATGTTAAGATAGAATATCCGGATGGTCAGGCAATCGAGACCTTCCAAGGGATCAGCGAGATCTCGATAAGAAACAATAGTCCGGATCTCACGAGTCGCTTCTTAATCTCTCACGAAAACGAATCGGAAGAACATAAATGCTCAGGGCTTTTAGTCTATACCGGAGCGGGCTCCACTGGTTGGGTTATGTCTTGCGAAAATACGGACGTAAGCTTTGACAAGCAAGCGCCTTATTTCAAAGTGTACTGTAGAGAGTTGCGCAAGAAGGAAAACCGGGAATATAAACTGGCTCACTTCACAGTTCGCAATTCATTCCGTCTAATTTCGGAAATGCGGGGAGGGATCTCCATCGATTCCTTAGCGGAACGCATTTACGATTTCCCTCCCGGGGCAAAGGCGGATTTTTCGGTCTCTCCGGAACGATTACGGGTGGTAGTAAAGAAACATGGATAG
- the htpG gene encoding molecular chaperone HtpG: protein MSEEVKGRISVETENIFPIIKKWLYSEKDIFLRELVSNACDAIAKLKKISLSEEFEGGTDYRIDLNFDQNERILTIQDNGIGMSEEEVHKYINQIAFSGAEEFVKKYQGEGDKPEIIGHFGLGFYSCFMVSSKVRIETKSYRKGSQPVVWESESGTEFTIKPGETTERGTKISLFLDGDSGEYLDPWKLKELVRKYCDFLPVPIYVKEEKANKQTPLWSEQPSSVKKEQYDDFYKYLFPFAEDPLFHVHLNVDYPFKLQGILYFPRLKHELDANRMGIKLYCNHVFVSDEAKELVPQFLTVLQGTLDIPDLPLNVSRSYLQNDPLVKKISSHIVKKVSDKLQEEFKRDPDEFRKNWDEISLFVKYGLMTDEKFYESAKDLIFFRSSNGDLTKLEDYVERNKEKNLGKIYYAGEAELSSVYMDLLKSQGLEAVLVDSRIDSHFLQFLEGKNADWKFQRVDSELADQVLDKEASPDLADSENKTIEDRLKEIFSKAVGREGVEIKTEALKAEDVPSVILLPEHLRRIAEMGQFYGQKSSELLKTHTLLINRKSKLVKNILSLSKGLHPEKAEKLARSVYDLALLGAKLLSEEELSAMVRRQRDLLEQLSSD from the coding sequence ATGAGCGAAGAAGTAAAAGGAAGGATCTCCGTAGAGACGGAGAATATATTTCCGATCATTAAAAAATGGTTATATTCCGAAAAAGACATATTCCTAAGAGAATTGGTGTCGAATGCTTGCGACGCAATCGCTAAGCTCAAAAAGATCTCTTTAAGCGAGGAGTTCGAAGGCGGGACTGATTACAGGATCGATCTGAATTTCGATCAGAACGAGAGAATCCTCACTATCCAAGACAACGGGATAGGAATGAGCGAAGAAGAGGTCCATAAATATATCAACCAGATCGCATTCTCCGGTGCAGAGGAATTCGTAAAGAAATACCAAGGAGAAGGGGACAAGCCTGAGATTATCGGTCATTTCGGTCTTGGCTTCTATTCCTGCTTTATGGTTTCTTCTAAGGTTCGCATAGAGACCAAATCTTATCGAAAGGGAAGCCAGCCGGTAGTTTGGGAGAGTGAATCCGGTACGGAATTTACGATTAAGCCGGGAGAGACCACAGAGAGAGGAACAAAGATCTCTTTATTCTTGGACGGAGATTCCGGAGAATATTTGGACCCTTGGAAATTAAAGGAACTAGTTCGTAAATACTGTGATTTCCTTCCGGTTCCGATCTATGTGAAAGAGGAAAAGGCAAATAAGCAGACTCCTCTTTGGAGCGAGCAACCTTCTTCCGTTAAGAAGGAACAGTACGACGATTTTTATAAGTATTTATTTCCGTTTGCAGAGGACCCTCTCTTCCATGTTCATCTAAACGTTGATTATCCGTTTAAACTTCAGGGGATCCTATACTTCCCAAGATTGAAGCATGAGCTGGATGCGAATCGAATGGGGATCAAGCTCTATTGCAATCATGTATTCGTTTCTGACGAAGCAAAGGAGTTGGTTCCTCAGTTCTTAACGGTATTGCAAGGGACCTTGGATATTCCGGACCTTCCTCTAAACGTTTCTCGTTCTTATCTGCAAAACGATCCTTTGGTCAAAAAGATCTCTTCTCATATAGTAAAAAAGGTCTCCGACAAATTGCAGGAAGAGTTCAAAAGGGATCCGGATGAGTTTCGTAAGAATTGGGACGAGATCTCTCTATTCGTAAAATACGGACTCATGACGGATGAGAAATTCTACGAATCTGCAAAAGATCTGATCTTCTTCCGATCGTCTAACGGTGATTTGACGAAACTGGAAGATTATGTAGAGAGAAATAAGGAAAAGAACTTAGGCAAGATCTACTACGCAGGAGAAGCGGAGCTTTCTTCCGTATATATGGATTTGTTGAAATCCCAAGGCCTCGAAGCAGTGCTTGTGGATTCCAGAATTGATAGCCATTTCCTACAATTCTTAGAAGGGAAGAATGCCGACTGGAAATTCCAAAGAGTGGATTCCGAACTTGCAGACCAGGTCTTGGATAAGGAAGCTTCTCCCGATCTAGCGGATTCGGAAAACAAGACGATAGAAGATCGCTTGAAAGAGATCTTTTCCAAAGCAGTGGGAAGGGAAGGAGTGGAGATCAAGACCGAGGCCTTAAAGGCAGAGGATGTTCCTTCTGTTATCTTGCTTCCGGAACATTTGAGAAGGATCGCCGAAATGGGTCAGTTTTATGGTCAAAAATCTTCTGAATTACTGAAGACCCATACTCTTCTGATCAATCGCAAATCGAAACTAGTAAAGAATATACTTTCTTTGTCTAAGGGTTTGCATCCGGAGAAGGCTGAAAAACTGGCGAGGTCCGTATATGACTTGGCCTTATTAGGAGCAAAGCTTCTCAGCGAGGAAGAACTGAGTGCTATGGTCCGTAGACAAAGGGATTTGCTCGAACAGCTTTCCTCGGATTGA